A genomic window from Silurus meridionalis isolate SWU-2019-XX chromosome 21, ASM1480568v1, whole genome shotgun sequence includes:
- the pdk3a gene encoding pyruvate dehydrogenase (acetyl-transferring) kinase isozyme 3, mitochondrial: MRLSAILMNTSAKIEYYSRFSPSPLSIKQFLEFGRDNACEKTSYMFLRKELPVRLANTMREVNLLPDKLLSQPSVRLVQKWYMQSFLELLEYENRSPDDPHALNDFLEVLIEIRNRHNDVVPTMAQGVIEYKEKFGFDPFSTSNIQYFLDRFYTNRISFRMLINQHTLLFGNDTNPAHPKHIGSIDPACNVADVVNDAYEMAKMLCEQYYPTAPALNIKEFNAKAPEKPIQAVYVPSHLFHMLFELFKNAMRATVEHHGENKELPLVKAKVTLGKEDLSVKISDRGGGVPLRKIDRLFNYTYSTAPTPSLNSKRVPLAGFGHGLPISRLYARYFQGDLQLYSMEGVGTDAVIYLKALSSESFERLPVFNKSAWRHYQGGPGADDWSNPSKEPRDASKYKAKR; encoded by the exons GAAGGGACAATGCGTGTGAGAAAACCTCCTACATGTTCCTGAGGAAGGAGCTGCCAGTGCGACTGGCCAACACCATGCGGGAGGTCAACCTGCTTCCGGACAAACTGCTGAGTCAGCCTTCGGTCCGACTGGTGCAGAAATG GTACATGCAGAGTTTTCTGGAGCTGCTGGAGTATGAAAACCGGAGCCCCGACGACCCGCACGCCCTGAACGA CTTCCTGGAGGTCCTTATCGAGATCAGGAACCGACACAACGACGTGGTTCCCACCATGGCCCAGGGCGTCATCGAGTACAAGGAGAAGTTCGGCTTCGACCCCTTCTCCACCTCAAACATCCAGTACTTCCTGGATCGCTTCTACACCAACCGTATCTCCTTCCGCATGCTCATCAACCAGCACA CGCTTCTGTTCGGTAACGACACGAACCCGGCGCATCCCAAACACATCGGCAGCATCGACCCGGCGTGTAACGTCGCCGACGTGGTGAACG ATGCATACGAGATGGCCAAGATGCTGTGTGAGCAGTACTACCCCACTGCCCCGGCGCTCAACATCAAAGAGTTTAACG CTAAAGCTCCTGAAAAGCCCATCCAGGCCGTGTATGTGCCGTCTCATCTGTTCCACATGCTGTTCGAGCTCTTCAAG aacgcGATGCGAGCCACAGTGGAACATCATGGAGAAAATAAAGAGCTTCCTCTTGTTAAGGCCAAAGTGACACTGGGGAAGGAGGATCTCTCTGTAAAG atcagtGACCGAGGTGGAGGCGTCCCTCTTAGGAAGATCGACAGACTCTTTAATTACACCTACTCCACCGCCCCGACCCCGAGCTTAAACTCCAAACGAGTTCCACTG GCCGGATTCGGTCACGGGTTGCCGATCTCCAGACTCTACGCTCGCTATTTCCAGGGAGATCTGCAGCTCTACTCGATGGAAGGCGTTGGTACGGACGCGGTCATCTACCTGAAG GCTCTCTCCAGCGAATCATTTGAGCGGCTGCCGGTGTTTAACAAGTCGGCGTGGAGGCATTATCAGGGCGGCCCGGGGGCAGACGACTGGAGCAACCCGAGCAAAGAGCCACGGGACGCGTCCAAATACAAAGCGAAGAGATAA
- the pcyt1ba gene encoding choline-phosphate cytidylyltransferase B isoform X2 gives MEELEHTCPHPRTILTKPAIFAQETSCECRAPHEKLNVEQARLGTPVDRPVRVYADGIFDLFHSGHARALMQAKNLFPNTYLIVGVCSDELTHKYKGFTVMTEEERYEALRHCRYVDEVVRDAPWTLTPEFLEKHKIDFVAHDDIPYSSAGSEDVYKHIKEAGMFVPTQRTEGISTSDLITRIVRDYDVYARRNLERGYTAKELNVSYINEKKYRLQNQVDRMKEKVRTVEEKSKHFVYRVEEKSHDLIQKWEEKSREFIGNFLELFGPDGTWQMFQERSGRMIQALSPRGSPSSSPPREFSPSRSPSPPSRWAMPRTSPPPSPKGASASISSMSEGDEDEK, from the exons ATGGAGGAGCTGGAACACACCTGCCCTCATCCTCGGACG ATTTTGACGAAACCTGCCATCTTTGCCCAGGAGACGAGCTGTGAGTGTCGAGCGCCCCACGAGAAGCTGAACGTTGAACAGGCTCGACTCGGCACTCCCG TGGACAGGCCGGTGCGCGTCTACGCCGACGGGATTTTTGATCTTTTCCACTCAGGTCATGCACGAGCCCTGATGCAAGCCAAGAATCTCTTCCCCAACACCTACCTGATAGTCGGAG TGTGCAGTGATGAACTCACTCACAAGTACAAGGGCTTCACGGTGATGACGGAGGAGGAGCGTTACGAAGCGTTACGCCACTGCCGCTACGTGGACGAGGTGGTGCGAGATGCTCCCTGGACCCTCACCCCGGAGTTTCTGGAGAAGCACAAG ATTGACTTTGTGGCTCATGATGATATCCCGTATTCCTCGGCTGGATCTGAGGATGTCTACAAACATATAAAAGAGGCAG GGATGTTTGTACCCACTCAAAGGACTGAGGGAATTTCCACGTCCGACCTGATCACTCGCATCGTCAGAGATTATGACGTTTACGCCAGACGCAACCTGGAGAGAGGATACACGGCCAAGGAGCTGAACGTCAGCTACAtcaat GAGAAGAAGTACCGTCTGCAGAACCAGGTGGACCGGATGAAGGAAAAGGTTCGGACAGTGGAGGAAAAGTCCAAACACTTTGTGTATCGTGTGGAGGAGAAGAGCCACGACCTTATACAGAAATGGGAGGAGAAATCACGCGAGTTCATCGGCAACTTCCTGGAACTGTTCGGTCCTGACGGCACGTGG CAGATGTTTCAGGAGCGCAGTGGTCGGATGATCCAGGCCCTCTCTCCACGTGGTTCTCCCAGCAGCAGTCCTCCCAGGGAATTCTCTCCATCCCGTTCTCCCTCTCCTCCGTCCCGCTGGGCCATGCCAAGAACCTCGCCTCCTCCATCTCCTAAAGGAGCCTCGGCCTCTATCAGCAGCATGAGCGAGGGAGACGAGGACGAGAAATGA
- the pcyt1ba gene encoding choline-phosphate cytidylyltransferase B isoform X3 yields MEELEHTCPHPRTILTKPAIFAQETSCECRAPHEKLNVEQARLGTPVDRPVRVYADGIFDLFHSGHARALMQAKNLFPNTYLIVGVCSDELTHKYKGFTVMTEEERYEALRHCRYVDEVVRDAPWTLTPEFLEKHKIDFVAHDDIPYSSAGSEDVYKHIKEAGMFVPTQRTEGISTSDLITRIVRDYDVYARRNLERGYTAKELNVSYINEKKYRLQNQVDRMKEKVRTVEEKSKHFVYRVEEKSHDLIQKWEEKSREFIGNFLELFGPDGTWMFQERSGRMIQALSPRGSPSSSPPREFSPSRSPSPPSRWAMPRTSPPPSPKGASASISSMSEGDEDEK; encoded by the exons ATGGAGGAGCTGGAACACACCTGCCCTCATCCTCGGACG ATTTTGACGAAACCTGCCATCTTTGCCCAGGAGACGAGCTGTGAGTGTCGAGCGCCCCACGAGAAGCTGAACGTTGAACAGGCTCGACTCGGCACTCCCG TGGACAGGCCGGTGCGCGTCTACGCCGACGGGATTTTTGATCTTTTCCACTCAGGTCATGCACGAGCCCTGATGCAAGCCAAGAATCTCTTCCCCAACACCTACCTGATAGTCGGAG TGTGCAGTGATGAACTCACTCACAAGTACAAGGGCTTCACGGTGATGACGGAGGAGGAGCGTTACGAAGCGTTACGCCACTGCCGCTACGTGGACGAGGTGGTGCGAGATGCTCCCTGGACCCTCACCCCGGAGTTTCTGGAGAAGCACAAG ATTGACTTTGTGGCTCATGATGATATCCCGTATTCCTCGGCTGGATCTGAGGATGTCTACAAACATATAAAAGAGGCAG GGATGTTTGTACCCACTCAAAGGACTGAGGGAATTTCCACGTCCGACCTGATCACTCGCATCGTCAGAGATTATGACGTTTACGCCAGACGCAACCTGGAGAGAGGATACACGGCCAAGGAGCTGAACGTCAGCTACAtcaat GAGAAGAAGTACCGTCTGCAGAACCAGGTGGACCGGATGAAGGAAAAGGTTCGGACAGTGGAGGAAAAGTCCAAACACTTTGTGTATCGTGTGGAGGAGAAGAGCCACGACCTTATACAGAAATGGGAGGAGAAATCACGCGAGTTCATCGGCAACTTCCTGGAACTGTTCGGTCCTGACGGCACGTGG ATGTTTCAGGAGCGCAGTGGTCGGATGATCCAGGCCCTCTCTCCACGTGGTTCTCCCAGCAGCAGTCCTCCCAGGGAATTCTCTCCATCCCGTTCTCCCTCTCCTCCGTCCCGCTGGGCCATGCCAAGAACCTCGCCTCCTCCATCTCCTAAAGGAGCCTCGGCCTCTATCAGCAGCATGAGCGAGGGAGACGAGGACGAGAAATGA
- the pcyt1ba gene encoding choline-phosphate cytidylyltransferase B isoform X1 has protein sequence MEELEHTCPHPRTILTKPAIFAQETSCECRAPHEKLNVEQARLGTPVDRPVRVYADGIFDLFHSGHARALMQAKNLFPNTYLIVGVCSDELTHKYKGFTVMTEEERYEALRHCRYVDEVVRDAPWTLTPEFLEKHKIDFVAHDDIPYSSAGSEDVYKHIKEAGMFVPTQRTEGISTSDLITRIVRDYDVYARRNLERGYTAKELNVSYINEKKYRLQNQVDRMKEKVRTVEEKSKHFVYRVEEKSHDLIQKWEEKSREFIGNFLELFGPDGTWKQMFQERSGRMIQALSPRGSPSSSPPREFSPSRSPSPPSRWAMPRTSPPPSPKGASASISSMSEGDEDEK, from the exons ATGGAGGAGCTGGAACACACCTGCCCTCATCCTCGGACG ATTTTGACGAAACCTGCCATCTTTGCCCAGGAGACGAGCTGTGAGTGTCGAGCGCCCCACGAGAAGCTGAACGTTGAACAGGCTCGACTCGGCACTCCCG TGGACAGGCCGGTGCGCGTCTACGCCGACGGGATTTTTGATCTTTTCCACTCAGGTCATGCACGAGCCCTGATGCAAGCCAAGAATCTCTTCCCCAACACCTACCTGATAGTCGGAG TGTGCAGTGATGAACTCACTCACAAGTACAAGGGCTTCACGGTGATGACGGAGGAGGAGCGTTACGAAGCGTTACGCCACTGCCGCTACGTGGACGAGGTGGTGCGAGATGCTCCCTGGACCCTCACCCCGGAGTTTCTGGAGAAGCACAAG ATTGACTTTGTGGCTCATGATGATATCCCGTATTCCTCGGCTGGATCTGAGGATGTCTACAAACATATAAAAGAGGCAG GGATGTTTGTACCCACTCAAAGGACTGAGGGAATTTCCACGTCCGACCTGATCACTCGCATCGTCAGAGATTATGACGTTTACGCCAGACGCAACCTGGAGAGAGGATACACGGCCAAGGAGCTGAACGTCAGCTACAtcaat GAGAAGAAGTACCGTCTGCAGAACCAGGTGGACCGGATGAAGGAAAAGGTTCGGACAGTGGAGGAAAAGTCCAAACACTTTGTGTATCGTGTGGAGGAGAAGAGCCACGACCTTATACAGAAATGGGAGGAGAAATCACGCGAGTTCATCGGCAACTTCCTGGAACTGTTCGGTCCTGACGGCACGTGG AAGCAGATGTTTCAGGAGCGCAGTGGTCGGATGATCCAGGCCCTCTCTCCACGTGGTTCTCCCAGCAGCAGTCCTCCCAGGGAATTCTCTCCATCCCGTTCTCCCTCTCCTCCGTCCCGCTGGGCCATGCCAAGAACCTCGCCTCCTCCATCTCCTAAAGGAGCCTCGGCCTCTATCAGCAGCATGAGCGAGGGAGACGAGGACGAGAAATGA